From the genome of Hymenobacter sp. PAMC 26628, one region includes:
- the glgP gene encoding alpha-glucan family phosphorylase, with amino-acid sequence MNTDDLNYTRYHGFLPAEIAGLDTLTELALDLQWSWNHAADTLWQQLDAELWDRTHNPWVVLQTASREILEQHLADPAFQAQMAGLLAHKQEDAAGPKWFQAQYPASPLTCVAYFSMEYMLSEALPIYVGGLGNVAGDQLEAASDLGVPVVAVGLLYQQGYFRQEIDRQGAQQALFPYNDPGQLPITPLRLPNGKWLRLPITLSGFPVWLRTWQVRVGSVTLYLLDSNDAANLPVHRGITAELYGGGMELRIQQEIILGIGGWKLLQALHIQPDVCHLNEGHAAFVVLERARALRQETGLSFEAALAVTRPGNLFTTHTAVAAGFDHFSPALMGQFLGDYARQELGIEFEALMALGRQSPSNPNESFNMAFLAIRGGGAVNGVSRLHGAVSRQLFGTLFPRWPTEEVPVGQVTNGVHMPSWDAEAADALWTTACGKDRWRGGLDALAENILQVADENLWQLRTSCRQALVAYTRARLARQFTVAGYPPGLVDIASKVFDENTLTIGFARRFVAYKRPNLLLRDPERFIRLLTNRAQPVQLVLAGKAPPFDEGGKALIQQWMQFIAQHNLYQHVVFLSDYDLLLAEHLVQGVDVWLNTPRRPWEACGTSGMKVLVNGGLNLSELDGWWAEAYTPAVG; translated from the coding sequence ATGAATACCGACGACCTGAACTACACCCGCTACCACGGCTTTCTGCCCGCCGAAATCGCCGGCCTCGACACGCTAACGGAGCTGGCCCTGGACCTGCAATGGTCGTGGAACCACGCCGCCGACACGCTCTGGCAGCAGCTCGACGCGGAGCTGTGGGACCGCACCCACAACCCCTGGGTGGTGCTGCAAACGGCCTCGCGCGAAATCCTGGAGCAGCACCTCGCCGACCCGGCTTTTCAGGCCCAGATGGCCGGCCTGCTGGCCCATAAGCAAGAGGATGCCGCCGGCCCCAAGTGGTTTCAGGCCCAGTACCCGGCGTCGCCGCTCACCTGCGTGGCGTATTTCAGCATGGAGTACATGCTGAGCGAGGCGCTGCCGATTTATGTGGGCGGGCTGGGCAACGTGGCGGGCGACCAGCTCGAAGCGGCCAGCGACCTGGGCGTACCCGTGGTGGCGGTTGGCCTGCTCTATCAGCAGGGCTATTTCCGGCAGGAGATTGACCGCCAGGGGGCCCAGCAGGCCCTGTTTCCGTATAATGACCCCGGCCAGCTGCCCATCACGCCGCTGCGGCTGCCCAACGGCAAGTGGCTGCGGCTACCGATTACCCTTTCGGGCTTCCCGGTGTGGCTGCGCACCTGGCAGGTGCGGGTGGGCAGCGTGACGCTGTATTTGCTCGACAGCAACGACGCGGCCAACCTGCCGGTGCACCGGGGCATCACGGCCGAGCTGTACGGCGGGGGCATGGAGCTGCGCATTCAGCAGGAAATCATCCTCGGCATCGGCGGCTGGAAATTGCTGCAAGCCCTCCATATTCAGCCCGACGTGTGCCACCTCAACGAGGGCCACGCGGCCTTCGTGGTGCTGGAGCGGGCCCGCGCGCTGAGGCAGGAAACTGGCCTTTCCTTCGAGGCCGCGCTGGCCGTGACGCGCCCCGGCAACCTGTTCACCACCCACACGGCCGTGGCGGCGGGCTTCGACCACTTCAGCCCGGCGCTGATGGGCCAGTTCCTGGGCGACTACGCCCGGCAGGAGTTGGGTATTGAGTTTGAGGCGCTGATGGCCCTGGGCCGGCAAAGCCCCAGCAACCCAAACGAGAGCTTCAACATGGCGTTTCTGGCCATCCGGGGCGGCGGGGCCGTGAACGGCGTGAGCCGCCTGCACGGCGCGGTGAGCCGGCAGTTGTTCGGAACCCTGTTTCCGCGCTGGCCTACCGAGGAGGTGCCCGTGGGCCAAGTCACCAACGGCGTGCACATGCCCAGCTGGGACGCCGAAGCCGCCGACGCCCTCTGGACCACCGCCTGCGGCAAGGACCGGTGGCGCGGCGGCCTCGATGCGCTGGCCGAAAACATTCTCCAGGTAGCGGACGAAAACCTGTGGCAGCTGCGCACCAGCTGCCGTCAGGCGCTGGTGGCCTATACCCGCGCCCGGCTGGCCCGGCAATTCACCGTGGCGGGCTACCCGCCCGGGCTGGTCGATATTGCCAGCAAAGTCTTTGATGAGAATACGTTAACTATCGGCTTCGCCCGCCGCTTCGTGGCCTACAAGCGGCCCAACTTATTGCTGCGCGACCCCGAGCGGTTCATCCGCCTGCTTACCAACCGCGCGCAGCCCGTGCAACTGGTGCTGGCTGGCAAGGCCCCGCCCTTCGACGAAGGCGGCAAGGCCCTGATTCAGCAGTGGATGCAGTTCATCGCGCAGCACAACCTGTACCAGCACGTGGTATTTCTGAGCGACTACGACCTGCTACTGGCCGAGCACCTGGTGCAGGGCGTAGATGTGTGGCTGAACACCCCCCGCCGCCCCTGGGAAGCCTGCGGCACCAGCGGCATGAAGGTGCTGGTGAACGGCGGCCTCAATCTCTCAGAGCTGGATGGCTGGTGGGCCGAGGCCTACACCCCCGCCGTGGGCTAG
- the tpiA gene encoding triose-phosphate isomerase, whose protein sequence is MNTTLPEATALLAAIAQGLPADAAPHVTVVVCPPALYLTTARAYLPPGSGVWVGAQNCASEAAGAYTGEISASMLHSAGVAYVVVGHSERRRYFGETNEVVAAKVTSSLASGLRPIFCCGESAELRAGGDYLGFVKNQLSESLFCLPVEAFSRLLIAYEPLWAIGTGVAASAAQAQAMHASLRQHIADHYSMRIAQGISLLYGGSVKPQNAAALFRKPDIDGGLIGGASLHAPEFLALVRAAQRTAAQADAIGATR, encoded by the coding sequence GAAGCCACGGCCCTGCTGGCGGCCATCGCCCAGGGCCTGCCAGCGGACGCGGCCCCGCACGTAACGGTGGTGGTGTGCCCGCCCGCGCTGTACCTGACCACGGCGCGGGCCTACCTGCCGCCCGGCAGCGGGGTGTGGGTGGGGGCGCAAAATTGCGCCTCGGAGGCGGCGGGGGCCTACACGGGCGAGATTTCGGCTTCGATGCTGCACTCCGCAGGGGTAGCGTACGTGGTGGTGGGGCACAGCGAGCGGCGGCGCTACTTCGGCGAAACCAATGAGGTAGTGGCGGCCAAGGTAACCAGCTCCCTCGCCAGCGGCCTGCGCCCCATTTTTTGTTGCGGCGAATCGGCTGAGCTGCGCGCCGGGGGCGACTACCTCGGCTTTGTTAAAAACCAGCTGAGCGAGAGTCTTTTTTGTTTACCGGTCGAGGCTTTTAGCCGCCTGCTCATTGCCTACGAGCCGCTGTGGGCCATCGGCACGGGGGTAGCGGCCTCGGCGGCGCAGGCCCAGGCCATGCACGCCTCCTTGCGCCAACATATTGCTGACCACTATAGTATGCGCATCGCGCAGGGCATTTCGCTGCTGTACGGCGGGAGCGTCAAGCCCCAGAACGCGGCGGCGCTTTTCCGCAAACCTGATATAGATGGCGGCCTGATTGGCGGTGCTTCGCTGCACGCGCCCGAATTCCTGGCCCTGGTGCGGGCGGCGCAACGGACGGCGGCCCAGGCCGATGCCATTGGGGCCACCCGCTAG
- the pgm gene encoding phosphoglucomutase (alpha-D-glucose-1,6-bisphosphate-dependent), translating into MKISPLAGRPAPPEILVNVPQLVAAYYTDAPDPAVAAQRVVFGTSGHRGSSLTRSFNEAHILAITQSICLYRQAHHIDGPLFMGKDTHALSEPALDTALEVLAANGVTVMLAAADEYTPTPVISHAIVGYNQGRKSGRADGIVITPSHNPPHDGGFKYNPPQGGGAATAVTQWIEAKANELLTNGLHDVKRVTLEKARRAATTRRHDYLHTYVADLGNVLDMDLIRSSNLRLGVDPLGGAGVHYWEPIAELYKLNLTVVNTAVDPTFRFVPVDWDGQIRMDPSSAYAMQGLLGRKDDFDLAFACDTDHDRHGIVTPGHGLLPPNHYLAVAADYLSQHRPEWGPAAAVGKSVVTTQLLDRVAARRGQPLFETPVGFKWFAEGLLAGSVGFAGEESAGASFLRRNGRVWTTDKDGFIPALLAAEITARLGQDPGELYQRLTRELGEPVADRVEAPATPAQQKQLAALTAQQVTGTDLAGEPITAILTEAPGNHAPIGGLKVTTQNGWFAARPSGTEAIYKIYAESFLGQEHLAKILAQAQEMVDTALASPTPPPKPPAA; encoded by the coding sequence ATGAAAATCAGTCCTTTGGCCGGCAGGCCGGCCCCGCCCGAAATCCTGGTCAACGTGCCCCAACTCGTCGCGGCCTACTACACCGACGCGCCCGACCCCGCCGTGGCGGCCCAGCGGGTGGTTTTTGGCACGTCGGGCCACCGGGGCTCGTCGCTGACCCGCTCGTTTAATGAGGCCCACATCCTGGCCATTACCCAGAGCATTTGCCTGTACCGGCAGGCGCATCACATTGACGGGCCGCTGTTTATGGGCAAGGACACCCACGCCCTGTCGGAGCCGGCGCTGGATACCGCCCTGGAGGTGCTGGCCGCCAACGGGGTGACGGTCATGCTGGCTGCCGCCGACGAGTACACGCCCACGCCGGTGATTTCGCACGCCATCGTGGGGTATAATCAGGGCAGGAAAAGCGGCCGGGCCGATGGCATTGTGATAACGCCCTCGCACAATCCGCCCCACGACGGCGGCTTCAAGTACAACCCGCCCCAGGGCGGCGGGGCCGCCACGGCCGTCACGCAGTGGATTGAGGCCAAAGCCAACGAATTGCTAACTAACGGCCTGCACGACGTGAAGCGCGTGACCCTGGAAAAAGCCCGGCGGGCGGCCACCACGCGGCGGCACGACTACCTCCACACCTATGTGGCCGACCTGGGCAACGTGCTGGATATGGACCTCATCCGCAGTAGCAACCTGCGCCTCGGGGTGGACCCGCTGGGCGGGGCGGGGGTGCACTATTGGGAACCTATTGCGGAGCTCTATAAGCTCAACCTCACGGTGGTGAATACGGCGGTGGACCCCACCTTTCGGTTCGTGCCCGTGGACTGGGACGGGCAGATTCGGATGGACCCATCCTCGGCCTACGCCATGCAGGGGCTGCTGGGGCGCAAGGACGACTTCGACCTCGCCTTTGCCTGCGATACCGACCACGACCGGCACGGCATCGTGACGCCCGGCCACGGCCTGCTGCCGCCCAACCACTACCTGGCTGTAGCCGCCGACTACCTCTCGCAGCACCGGCCCGAATGGGGCCCCGCGGCGGCGGTGGGCAAATCGGTGGTCACCACCCAACTGCTCGACCGGGTGGCGGCCCGCCGGGGCCAGCCGCTGTTCGAAACGCCGGTGGGTTTCAAGTGGTTTGCCGAGGGCTTGCTCGCCGGCTCGGTGGGTTTTGCCGGCGAGGAAAGCGCCGGGGCCAGCTTTCTGCGGCGCAACGGCCGGGTCTGGACCACCGACAAGGACGGGTTCATTCCCGCGCTGCTGGCCGCCGAAATCACGGCCCGCCTGGGCCAGGACCCTGGCGAACTCTACCAGCGCCTGACCCGCGAGCTGGGCGAGCCAGTGGCCGACCGCGTGGAAGCCCCGGCCACGCCCGCGCAGCAAAAACAGCTGGCCGCCCTGACCGCCCAGCAGGTAACGGGCACCGACCTGGCCGGCGAGCCGATAACCGCCATCCTGACCGAGGCACCCGGCAACCACGCGCCCATCGGCGGGCTGAAAGTGACGACCCAAAACGGCTGGTTTGCCGCCCGGCCTTCGGGCACGGAGGCCATCTATAAGATTTACGCCGAGAGCTTTCTGGGGCAGGAACACCTCGCCAAAATTCTCGCGCAGGCCCAGGAAATGGTGGACACCGCCCTGGCTTCTCCTACCCCTCCTCCTAAGCCCCCGGCCGCATGA